One Sediminicola sp. YIK13 DNA segment encodes these proteins:
- a CDS encoding M20/M25/M40 family metallo-hydrolase, which produces MRILALMLILSMTMGFSQTSDEKQIRAIYSSTLTEGKAYDWLNYLSNQIGGRLSGSIQAQQAVEYTKKQMDSLGLDKVWLQPVMVPKWVRGTPEFAYIENQPGMTNNVPICALGGSVATPGVGIKADIIEVKGIEELKELGRSRVAGKIVFFNRPMDPTLIRTFEAYSGCVDQRYSGAEEAGKLGAVGVIVRSMNLRLDDYPHTGSMSYGDLPVDKRIPAAAISTKGADLLSTTIQLNPKVKFFFRQSCKQYNDVESFNVIGEITGSTYPNEIMVVGGHLDSWDLGDGSHDDGAGVVQSMEVLRLMKVNGYKPQRTIRAVLFMNEENGLRGGNKYAEVAKSKKEKHIFALESDSGGFTPRGFSFDSSDANLERVMKWKSLFDPYLVHVFEKGYSGADIGPLKDQQIVMAGLVPDSQRYFDHHHAQNDTFEHVNKRELELGAAAMASLVYLFDKYGIIPN; this is translated from the coding sequence ATGAGAATACTAGCGCTAATGTTGATTTTGTCGATGACTATGGGGTTTTCCCAAACCAGCGATGAAAAACAGATAAGAGCAATTTACAGTTCAACATTAACAGAAGGCAAGGCTTATGACTGGCTCAATTATTTGTCCAATCAGATCGGTGGCAGGCTCTCTGGCTCCATACAAGCGCAACAGGCGGTTGAGTACACCAAAAAGCAGATGGACTCTCTTGGGTTGGATAAAGTGTGGCTTCAGCCGGTTATGGTTCCCAAATGGGTAAGGGGCACCCCAGAGTTCGCCTACATAGAAAATCAACCTGGAATGACCAATAATGTTCCCATATGTGCCCTTGGAGGATCTGTGGCGACACCTGGAGTGGGCATTAAGGCAGATATTATAGAGGTTAAAGGTATAGAGGAACTCAAGGAATTGGGAAGGTCAAGGGTTGCCGGTAAAATAGTGTTCTTTAATCGCCCCATGGACCCTACCTTGATCAGGACATTTGAGGCTTATTCCGGTTGTGTGGACCAGCGATATTCCGGAGCTGAGGAAGCAGGAAAATTAGGGGCCGTTGGGGTTATTGTGAGATCAATGAATTTACGTCTGGACGATTATCCGCATACGGGATCTATGAGTTATGGTGACTTGCCAGTAGATAAAAGAATTCCGGCTGCCGCTATTAGCACCAAGGGTGCAGATTTGTTGAGTACCACCATACAATTGAATCCAAAGGTCAAATTCTTTTTTAGACAAAGCTGTAAGCAATATAATGATGTAGAGTCCTTTAATGTAATCGGAGAAATAACAGGCAGCACCTATCCCAATGAGATTATGGTAGTTGGGGGACATCTGGATTCTTGGGACCTTGGGGATGGATCCCATGACGATGGGGCCGGGGTAGTGCAAAGTATGGAAGTACTTAGGTTAATGAAAGTAAATGGCTATAAGCCCCAACGTACGATAAGGGCCGTTTTGTTTATGAATGAGGAAAACGGACTAAGGGGAGGTAATAAGTATGCGGAAGTAGCCAAAAGTAAAAAGGAGAAGCACATATTTGCCCTGGAAAGCGATTCTGGAGGTTTTACCCCTCGAGGATTTTCCTTTGATAGTTCCGATGCCAATCTAGAAAGGGTGATGAAATGGAAGTCCTTATTTGATCCTTATTTGGTTCATGTTTTCGAAAAAGGATATAGTGGAGCGGATATTGGTCCCCTAAAGGATCAGCAAATTGTTATGGCCGGATTGGTGCCTGACTCCCAGCGATATTTTGATCATCACCATGCACAAAATGATACTTTTGAGCATGTGAATAAAAGAGAACTGGAGCTAGGTGCTGCTGCGATGGCAAGCCTTGTCTACTTATTTGATAAGTACGGTATTATCCCAAACTAA
- a CDS encoding PPK2 family polyphosphate kinase, translated as MKKVKTEHYKVTSPITLSDMDTSGNLKASDRKLKKELEGIREDLGKFQDILYAHGKYSVLVCLQGTDTAGKDSLIREVFKDFNARGVVVHSFKVPTELELKHDYLWRHYIALPAKGKFGVFNRTHYENVLVTRVHPEYIMGEHIPGIHDVSDIDQQFWEKRFEQINNFERHIAENGTIIFKFFLHLSKEEQRQRLLRRLELRQKNWKFSPGDLKERKLWDKYQECFQEAINKTSKPNAPWYIIPADNKEGARVIVASILLEELKKYKDIVEPELDDEIKANLEAYKSQLEKEKA; from the coding sequence ATGAAGAAAGTTAAAACTGAACATTATAAGGTAACTTCTCCTATTACCTTATCTGATATGGATACTTCTGGAAATCTGAAAGCATCCGATAGAAAATTAAAGAAGGAGTTAGAGGGGATTAGAGAGGATTTAGGCAAATTCCAAGATATCCTTTATGCCCATGGAAAATATAGTGTGCTAGTCTGCCTACAAGGAACGGATACTGCCGGGAAGGATAGTCTGATCCGTGAGGTGTTCAAGGATTTTAACGCCAGGGGAGTAGTGGTCCATAGTTTTAAGGTCCCTACCGAATTGGAGCTAAAGCATGATTATCTTTGGAGGCACTACATCGCACTACCGGCAAAAGGTAAATTTGGGGTTTTCAACCGTACCCATTACGAAAATGTATTGGTGACAAGAGTACATCCCGAATATATAATGGGGGAGCACATTCCCGGAATTCACGATGTGTCCGATATAGATCAACAGTTTTGGGAAAAGCGCTTTGAGCAAATAAACAATTTTGAAAGGCATATTGCCGAAAATGGAACCATCATATTTAAGTTCTTCCTACACCTTTCCAAAGAAGAGCAACGGCAACGTCTTTTAAGAAGATTAGAACTAAGGCAGAAGAACTGGAAGTTTTCTCCCGGGGATCTAAAAGAGCGAAAATTATGGGACAAATATCAAGAATGTTTTCAAGAGGCCATCAATAAGACCTCTAAACCCAATGCACCTTGGTATATAATTCCTGCAGATAATAAAGAGGGGGCCCGAGTCATTGTTGCCTCTATCTTATTGGAAGAGTTAAAAAAATACAAAGATATTGTGGAACCGGAACTCGATGATGAAATAAAGGCTAATTTAGAAGCGTATAAATCGCAATTAGAAAAAGAAAAAGCATGA
- a CDS encoding sigma-54-dependent transcriptional regulator has translation MSKILVIEDESAIRRVLVKILSEENDSYIVEEAEDGLKGLESIKKEDYDLVLCDIKMPKMDGVEVLEAARKIRPEIPFIMISGHGDLDTAVNTMRMGAFDYISKPPDLNRLLTTVRNALDKKELVVENKILKKKVSKNFQMIGKSQALETIKDMIEKVAPTDARVLITGSNGTGKELVAHWIHEKSQRNGAPFIEVNCAAIPSELIESELFGHVKGAFTSAVKDRAGKFEAANNGTIFLDEIGDMSLSAQAKVLRALQENKISRVGSDKDIKVDVRVIAATNKDLKKEIKDGNFREDLYHRLAVILIQVPDLNDRREDIPLLISYFTEKISEEHGTATKAFSDKAIEMLQNYDWTGNIRELRNVVERLIILGGKEVTEEDVKLFGSK, from the coding sequence ATGTCAAAAATATTGGTAATTGAAGATGAATCGGCCATTAGAAGGGTCCTTGTGAAAATTTTGAGTGAGGAAAACGATTCCTATATTGTCGAGGAGGCAGAAGATGGTCTGAAAGGATTGGAAAGTATAAAAAAGGAAGATTATGATTTGGTCTTGTGTGATATAAAAATGCCCAAAATGGATGGGGTTGAGGTATTGGAAGCTGCTAGAAAGATACGACCAGAAATTCCCTTTATTATGATCTCGGGACATGGCGATTTGGATACAGCCGTTAATACCATGAGAATGGGAGCCTTTGATTATATTTCGAAACCACCGGATTTGAACAGGTTACTGACCACCGTGAGAAACGCGTTGGATAAGAAGGAATTGGTCGTAGAGAATAAAATTTTAAAGAAAAAGGTAAGCAAGAACTTCCAAATGATCGGCAAAAGCCAAGCCTTGGAAACGATCAAGGATATGATCGAAAAGGTTGCGCCTACAGATGCCAGGGTACTCATTACCGGTTCAAATGGAACCGGGAAAGAATTGGTGGCTCATTGGATCCATGAAAAAAGTCAGCGTAACGGTGCACCTTTTATAGAAGTGAATTGTGCAGCCATCCCTTCGGAACTGATAGAAAGTGAGCTTTTTGGACATGTTAAAGGTGCTTTTACATCTGCGGTGAAAGATAGGGCCGGGAAATTTGAGGCTGCCAATAATGGCACCATTTTTTTAGATGAAATTGGGGATATGAGCCTATCGGCACAGGCCAAGGTTCTGCGTGCTCTTCAAGAAAACAAGATTTCAAGGGTGGGATCTGATAAGGACATTAAGGTAGATGTGCGTGTGATCGCAGCCACCAATAAGGACCTAAAAAAGGAAATAAAAGATGGTAACTTTAGGGAGGACCTTTACCATAGACTTGCGGTAATATTGATACAAGTGCCAGACTTAAACGATCGTAGGGAAGATATTCCTCTTTTGATCTCCTATTTCACTGAAAAAATATCCGAGGAGCACGGAACGGCAACAAAAGCATTTTCAGACAAGGCCATTGAAATGTTACAGAACTATGACTGGACAGGTAATATTAGGGAATTGAGAAACGTAGTTGAGCGCCTGATCATCCTTGGAGGAAAAGAAGTAACTGAAGAAGATGTCAAACTATTTGGAAGCAAATAA
- a CDS encoding mechanosensitive ion channel family protein, with translation MIKFKEVWSEFKDFLSLKVLPSDTIDINVGTILTVIIVIVIVTLLLKVVYKVVTSKLPEEDKNKFVSIFGFFKYILYIFVVLTVLHASGVNLTVMLTASAALFIGLGFALQYLFQDIISGVLIILDQSLHVGDIIEVEDKIGKVFEIRLRTTRAITRDDKVIVIPNHIFLTDSIYNYTQNHRTTRESVKVGVAYGSDVRLVSKLLEEVAASQKGVLKSPKSFVLFEDFGDSALLFSINFFINDSFSDPRLKSEIRFKINDKFREHNISIPFPQRDVHIFQ, from the coding sequence ATGATTAAGTTCAAAGAGGTTTGGTCGGAATTCAAGGATTTTTTATCACTTAAGGTTTTACCGAGTGATACCATAGACATTAATGTGGGGACTATTTTAACGGTAATCATCGTTATCGTAATTGTAACCTTGCTATTGAAAGTGGTTTATAAGGTAGTAACCTCCAAATTGCCGGAAGAGGATAAAAATAAATTCGTTAGTATCTTTGGATTTTTTAAGTACATCCTGTACATATTCGTTGTTTTAACGGTATTGCATGCCTCCGGTGTTAACCTGACAGTAATGTTGACCGCCTCGGCTGCCCTATTTATAGGTCTAGGTTTTGCCCTCCAATATTTGTTTCAGGATATCATATCAGGTGTTTTAATAATCCTTGACCAATCCTTGCACGTAGGAGATATTATTGAGGTTGAAGATAAGATTGGAAAGGTTTTTGAAATTAGGCTGAGAACAACTAGGGCCATAACCCGGGACGATAAGGTTATTGTTATTCCCAACCATATTTTTTTAACTGACAGTATTTATAATTATACCCAAAATCACAGAACCACAAGGGAAAGCGTAAAAGTAGGAGTTGCCTATGGAAGCGATGTGAGATTGGTCTCAAAACTACTAGAGGAAGTAGCAGCTTCACAAAAAGGGGTATTAAAGAGCCCAAAATCATTTGTCCTATTTGAAGATTTTGGAGATTCAGCCCTGTTGTTTTCCATCAATTTCTTTATCAACGACAGTTTTAGTGACCCCAGATTAAAAAGTGAAATAAGATTTAAGATCAACGATAAATTCAGGGAACATAATATCAGCATACCTTTCCCACAAAGGGATGTTCATATATTTCAGTAG
- a CDS encoding ABC transporter permease, with the protein MNKLLLIIKREYLAKVRNKSFVIMTFLSPILMVGMVVLIAYLTKVNDSEERVITILNESDYFSNDFLSTDHLSYVNFKDVNLQAAKDSTASLGFYGLLHIPKNNDLEMAAQEAVFYSKDAPSTSVLEILEDTFQDRLRLGRIQDLGVSVADFEAMDKRYEINATSFNGEQNLKGINEIKAIIGGGFGYLIMMFIIIYGGFVMRSVIEEKTSRIIEVIISSVKPFQLMLGKIIGTSLAGITQFAIWIVSAVLLLSVVILIFGIEPAALSNGSGMGPGGVGSISPSSANETLQLYANELFQIPWAMLITFFLVYFILGYLIYSSIYAAIGAAVDNETDTQQFIFPIILPLMLGIYVGFFSVFNNPHGPIAVAFSLFPLTSPIVMLMRLPGGLGEGGVPIWQLITSIALLIVTFIGIVWLAAKIYRVGILMYGKKPSYRELFKWLKY; encoded by the coding sequence ATGAATAAGCTGTTACTCATTATTAAGCGGGAGTACTTGGCAAAGGTTAGGAATAAATCCTTTGTGATCATGACCTTTTTAAGTCCCATTCTTATGGTGGGTATGGTGGTGCTGATTGCATATTTGACCAAGGTGAACGATAGTGAGGAGCGTGTTATAACGATCCTCAACGAGAGTGATTATTTTTCAAATGATTTTCTATCCACGGATCATCTCTCTTACGTAAATTTTAAAGATGTAAACCTACAGGCCGCCAAGGATTCTACGGCCAGTTTAGGATTTTACGGACTCTTGCATATTCCCAAGAACAATGATCTGGAAATGGCAGCACAAGAGGCGGTATTTTATAGCAAGGATGCCCCAAGTACATCTGTACTTGAGATATTGGAAGATACTTTTCAAGATCGTTTGAGACTTGGAAGAATACAGGATTTAGGGGTTTCTGTAGCAGATTTTGAAGCTATGGACAAGCGGTATGAAATTAATGCCACCTCTTTTAACGGGGAACAAAATTTAAAGGGCATAAATGAGATTAAGGCCATTATAGGAGGTGGATTTGGGTATCTTATCATGATGTTTATCATCATCTACGGCGGTTTTGTCATGCGAAGTGTCATAGAGGAAAAAACCAGTAGGATTATCGAAGTCATTATTTCTTCGGTAAAACCTTTTCAATTGATGCTTGGAAAAATCATTGGCACTTCCCTTGCCGGTATCACGCAATTTGCCATTTGGATCGTATCAGCTGTTCTTCTGCTCTCTGTAGTAATACTAATTTTTGGTATCGAACCTGCCGCCCTAAGCAATGGCAGTGGTATGGGCCCTGGGGGGGTTGGTAGTATCTCTCCAAGTAGTGCCAATGAAACGCTGCAATTGTATGCCAATGAATTATTTCAGATCCCCTGGGCTATGCTCATAACCTTTTTTCTGGTCTATTTTATTCTTGGTTATTTAATCTATAGTTCCATTTATGCGGCAATTGGTGCTGCTGTAGACAATGAGACCGATACCCAGCAATTTATCTTTCCGATAATATTGCCACTTATGTTGGGAATTTATGTGGGCTTCTTTTCTGTATTCAATAATCCGCATGGCCCCATTGCTGTTGCGTTTTCATTATTTCCGCTTACCTCCCCTATTGTTATGCTCATGAGGTTACCTGGAGGGTTGGGAGAGGGGGGCGTTCCTATTTGGCAATTGATCACATCCATAGCCCTTTTGATCGTTACCTTTATAGGCATTGTTTGGTTGGCTGCAAAGATCTACCGTGTTGGGATATTAATGTATGGGAAAAAGCCTAGTTATAGGGAACTTTTTAAATGGTTAAAATATTAA
- a CDS encoding ABC transporter ATP-binding protein — translation MNSILVADSVSKQFGDHPALTNVSLEIPKNSIYGLLGPNGAGKTTLIRIINQITYPDRGKVYFDGKPLQPHHISLIGYLPEERGLYKSMKVGEQALYLAQLKGLSKTEAKERLKYWFERLEIGDWWGKKVQELSKGMAQKIQFIVTVLHQPKLLIFDEPFSGFDPINANLIKDEILQLKENGTSIIFSTHRMESVEELCEYIALIHKSEKILDGKLSEIKKAYKNNVFKVGLEVLDGDSLLNELQQKFAISAPIFLREENQLDFTIQLPNNHTGDLLAHLSSKANINHFVETIPSANEIFIQTIQSKNTHE, via the coding sequence ATGAACTCTATATTAGTAGCTGACAGTGTCTCCAAACAATTTGGAGATCACCCGGCACTTACAAATGTTTCCCTAGAAATTCCAAAGAATAGTATTTACGGCCTCCTTGGACCAAATGGTGCTGGAAAAACAACTTTGATAAGAATCATTAACCAAATTACCTATCCTGATAGAGGGAAGGTATATTTTGACGGGAAACCGCTGCAACCCCACCATATTTCCCTGATCGGTTATTTGCCGGAAGAAAGAGGGCTCTATAAAAGCATGAAGGTTGGGGAACAGGCATTGTATTTGGCGCAATTGAAAGGACTTTCAAAAACGGAGGCAAAGGAACGATTGAAATATTGGTTCGAAAGATTGGAAATAGGAGATTGGTGGGGAAAAAAGGTCCAGGAACTCTCTAAGGGCATGGCACAAAAGATTCAGTTCATCGTAACGGTACTTCACCAACCCAAATTATTGATCTTTGATGAACCCTTTAGTGGTTTTGATCCTATAAATGCCAATCTTATAAAGGATGAGATCCTTCAATTGAAGGAAAACGGGACTTCCATAATTTTCTCTACACATCGTATGGAATCTGTAGAAGAGCTCTGTGAATATATCGCACTCATCCACAAGTCGGAAAAAATTCTGGATGGGAAATTATCCGAAATTAAAAAGGCCTACAAGAACAATGTTTTTAAGGTTGGGCTGGAAGTGCTGGACGGGGATAGTCTACTGAACGAACTACAGCAGAAATTTGCCATATCTGCACCTATTTTCCTAAGGGAAGAAAATCAATTGGATTTCACTATCCAATTGCCAAATAACCATACGGGCGATCTTTTGGCGCATCTGTCTTCCAAAGCCAATATCAATCATTTTGTAGAGACCATTCCTTCGGCAAACGAAATTTTTATTCAAACCATCCAAAGTAAAAATACCCATGAATAA